The following is a genomic window from Meiothermus sp. QL-1.
TTTCCCGAAAGCCCAGGCGCACCACCTCGGCCCCGTCCAGAGCAGCGTAAAGCTCCATTCCCATAGCACCGCCGAAGTCGTATCCCCCCTCGAGCACGAACTGGGTGCCCCCCTGGGTAAACTCAGGGGCAAAGTCGCGCGCGAGCAGGGCCGCCCACCAACCCTCGCCGAAACCCACCACCCCGAAAGGCGGGGTGTAGCGGACCTGCGGCGAAGGCCCGCTCCCCACCAAATCGCGCAATTCAAAGACCAGCCCCCACCGGTCGGCCAAATAGGTCTCCTGGGCATCAAGGTCCCGCATCCTTCCAGTTTACCCCGGTGGCCCTCTGGGGTAGCCTGATGCCCGATGTCGCCCTGGACTGTCCTTGCCGCGGCCATGGCCGCCGGCACCGCGGTCTCCCTGATCGGCCAAGCCTACCCCACCCTAGCCCCTTACATCCGGACCGACCTGGGCCTCTCCCTGGCCGCCGTAGGTCTGCTCAACACCTTCATCTACCTGGGCACCATGCTGGGCTCCCTGCCCTCGGGCTGGCTCACCGACCGGCTGGGCAGCCGCACGGTGATGATAGCCGGGGCCCTTCTAAGCGCTGGGCTGGCCCTCTCGGTGGCCCTGTTCGTCCACTCCCAAGCGGCGTTCGTCCCCTACCTGTTCTTGATAGGGCTGGTGGTGGCCTCGGCCACCCCGGCCGGAGCCCAAGCCGTAGCCCGGGCCTTTCCTCCCCATCGGCGCGGTCTGGTAATCGGCCTACGCCAGATGGCCGTGCCCCTGGGGGGCACCCTGGCCGCAGCCATCCTGCCGTTGGTAGCTCATTTCTCGAGCTGGCGCTGGGCCTCGGGGGTGGCCGCTCTGTTGGCGTTGCTCGCCGCTTGGGCGACCGCCCGGCTCTACCAGGAAAACCCACCCCAACCCCAGCCCAGCGGGGGCCCCACGCCCAGGCTGGGAGAGGTCCTGCGGGAGCGCAACCTCCTGCTGGCCTCCATTGCAGGGATGACCCTGCCCACCGGGCAGTTCGTGATGATCACCTACCTGATTCTGTTTTTGAAGGAAAGGCTAGGGGTCCCGGAGCTCACCGGGGCAGCCCTGCTCACCTTCGCCCAGCTTGCGGGGGCACTGAGCCGGGTCTTCTGGTCGTGGCTTTCGGACCTGCTCGGAGGCAGACGCAAACCGCTGCTGGTGCTGATGGTGGCCCTCGCCGGTCTTTGTGCCCTGGTGCTGGCCTGGCTCCCGCCGGGGACCCCTTTTTTGCTGAAGGGGGTGATGGTGGTGCTCTACGGCGCCACCGCGCTGGGCTGGCAGGGGCTGCACTTTTCCCTGCTGACCGAACTCTCGCCCCCGGGGTGGGAGGGGCGGGTGGTGGGGTTCGGCCTGGTTTTCACCTCGATCGGCATCGCCCTGGCCCCACCCCTATTCGGTCTGGTGGTCGACCTCAGCCAGAGCTATGCCCTGGCCTGGCTGGCCCAGGCAGCGGTCTTTGGGCTTGGGGCCTGGCTGCTGTCTAACGTGAGGGAAGGGGGCGGGCCGTCTCAACGCTGAGCCCTGAGCAGCCCGGCCAGCTCGGCGTATAGCCGCTCTTCCTCCGGGCTTGGATGGGTGGGGATAACCACCCGCACCTCGGCGTACTGGTCACCGCGGGTGCCGTCGCGGCGGGGCCAGCCCTTGCCCGCCAGGCGCAGCTTGCGCCCGGTCTGGGTCCGCTTGGGGATGGTAAGCTCCACCGGGCCGTCCAGGGTTCCCACCCGCACCTTCCCCCCCACCACCGCGATGGGGGCCGGCACCTCCACCACGGTGTAGAGGTCGTCGCCTTCCAGGCGCATGTCGGGCTGGGGCTGAAGCCGCACCACCAGGTACAGGTCGCCTCCAACCTGCCCCTTGCCCGCCAACCGGATCTTCTGCCCCTCCCGCACCCCTGGGGGGATTCGCACGGTAAGACGCTCGCGCCCTATGGCGACGGTCTTCTCCCCTCCCCGGTAGGCCTCCTCCAGGCTCAAGGGCAGTTCGGCCTCCAGGCTGGCGCCCCGCCGCGGCACCGCGCCAAACAGGTCTTCCAGGTCCACAAACCCACCCGCCGGTGAGCGCCCGCCCCAGCCAAAAAGCTGTTGAAAGAAATCGGAGAAATCCCCGACGTTGCCCACAAAGCTGCCCTGGCCGGGCGGGGGGCTATACCACTGGCCGCTGCCCACCCGCTCGCCGTAGGTGTCGTAGATCCGGCGCTTCTCGGGGTCGGAGAGGACCGTGTAGGCCTCGTTGATCTCCTTGAAGCGCTCCTCCGCCCCCGGCTCCTTGTTCACGTCGGGGTGGTATTTGCGGGCCAGCCGCTTGAACGCCCGCTTGATCTCCTCTTCGGTAGCGTTCTTCGAAACCCCCAGGATTTTGTAGTAGTCCTTGTAGGCCATAGGGCCTAGCCCTCCGAGACCGGCTTCCCGTCCTCCTCCGGTTTCACCCCGCTACCCACCACCACCCGTGCGGGCCGCACCAGAAGTTCCCCGTAGCGAAACCCCTGCTGGTAGACGTGCATGACCTTGCCCTCTTCGCCTTCCACCGCCCCAATGGCCTCGTGGTAGCGGGGGTCGAACTCGGCCCCTACCCCGGGCACCGCCTCCACCCCCAGGCTCTTGAGGCTGCGGGCAAAGTTATCCAGCACGCTCCGAATACCGGGAATCAGGTCCTCTGGCTTTACGCTAGCGAAACCCAGGGCCCGCTCGAGGTCGTCGAGGGTGCCCAAAAGCGCCCGGATGGCCTCAAACTTGCCGTGGCGCTGGGCCGATTCCAGCTCCTGGGCCATGCGCTTTTTGTAGTTCTCAAACTCGGCGTAAAGGCGCAGGAACTTGTCCTTGGAGGCCTCGAGCTCGGCCTTCAAAAACTCCACCTCCCCTTTCAGGCGGTCGAGCTCGGAAACCTCACCCTGCTCTTCCGGGGTTTCAACCACCTCTTGCTTCTCCATGGACTCACCCCTTGGGCTGGGCGCGAACGCCCAGCCCCCTCGGTTCAGTCGGCCGGCTTGTAGTCGGCGTCGATCACATCGTCGGACCTGGAGCTGCTCGAAGCCCCCACCGTGGCGCCCTGCTCATAGGCCTGCAGCGCAGCCAGAAGCTCCTCTGTGGCCTGGCGCAGCTCGCTGTCGCTGGCGTCCTTTTCCACCAGGCCCTTGGCCCTCGATATGGCGGCCTCGAGCCGGCTTTTGGCCTCAGGGGTGCTCTGCTTCTCGCTCATCACCCGCTCAGCCTGGATACGGGCCGTATCCAGGTTGTTCTTGAGCTCGGCGTGCTCCCTGCGCTTGCGGTCGGCTTCGGCGTTGGCCTCGGCCTCCTTGATCATGCGCTCGATCTCTTGCTCGGAGAGGGTGGTGGTGTTCTGGATGGTGATGGAGGCCTCCCGACCGGTGGACTTCTCCTTGGCGGTCACGTGCAGGATGCCGTTGGCGTCTATGTCAAAGGTCACCTCAATCTGGGGAACGCCTGCCGGCATAGGGGGAATCCCATCCAGGCGGAAACGGCCCAGGCTCTTGTTGTCCGCAGCCATGGGGCGCTCCCCCTGCACCACGTGGATTTCCACCGAGGGCTGGTTGTGCTCGGCGGTGGTGAAGATCTCCGACTTGCGGGTAGGGATGGTGGTGTTGCGCGGAATCAGGACCGTGGCCACACCCCCCTTGGTCTCCACCCCCAGCGACAGGGGGGTCACGTCCAGGAGCACCACGTCCTGCACCTGCCCGGTGAGCACCCCGGCCTGCACCGCCGCCCCCAGGGCCACCACCTCGTCGGGGTTGACGCTGCGGTTGGGCTCCTTGCCCAGAATCTCCCGCACAATCTGCTGCACCGCCGGCACCCGGGTGGCCCCACCCACCAGCAGCACCTCGTCGATCTGGCTGGGGGAGAGGCCCGCGTCCTTCAGGGCCTGCTCCACCGGGGCCCGCATCCGCTTCAGAAGCGGCTGGATGAGCTCCTCGAACTTGGCCCGGGTGAGTTTCTTCTCCAGGTGCAAAGGCGTCTTGGAGACCGGATCGAGGCCGATGAAGGGCAGGCTAATGGTGGTCTCCACCACGTTGGAAAGCTCGATTTTGGCCTTCTCCGCGGCCTCGATCAGTCGCTGCAGGGCCTGACGGTCGGCCCTCAGGTCTACCCCACCCGACTCCTTCTTGAACTCCTCGACGAGCCAGTTGACGATGGCGTGGTCCATGTCCGAGCCGCCCAGGTGGGTGTCCCCCGAGGTGGCCTTGACCTCGAAGACCCCCTCGCCAATCTCGAGCACCGTCACATCGAAGGTGCCACCCCCCAGGTCGAAGACCAGCACCGTCTCGCTGCCCTTCTTGTCCAGCCCATAGGCCAGGGCCGCAGCGGTGGGCTCGTTAATGATGCGCAGGACCTCGAGGCCTGCAATGCGGCCTGCGTTGGCGGTGGCCTCCCGCTGGGCGTTGTTGAAGTAAGCCGGCACGGTGATGACCGCCTTGGTAATCCGCTCCCCCAGCTTCTTGGAGGCGTCTTCCACCAGCTTGCGCAGGATCATGGCGGAGATCTCCTCCGGGGTGTAGAGCTTGCCCTGGATCTCCACCCGCACCCCGCCGTCGGGGCCCTTGACCACCTTGTAGGGCACCCGCTTGGCCTCGCCTTCCACCTCTTCCCAACGGCGGCCAATGAAGCGCTTGATCTCGAAGACCGTCCCCTCGGGGTTCAGCACCGCCTGCCGACGGGCTACCCGACCCACGAGCTGCTCGCCGCCCTTGTAGGCCACCACGCTAGGGGTGGTGCGCTCGCCCTCGGCGTTCTCCAGCACCACCGGGCTGCCCCCCTCCATGATGGCGATCACGCTGTTGGTCGTTCCCAGGTCGATTCCTACGGCCTTTGCCATATCTCCTCCAGATGCCGCACTAAGCACGGCTCATTCGCCTACCAGAATACCTATTGTTAGTCATGTAGTCAATAGAGTTGAGTGAGGTAATGTCAATAAGCCCCCCCGCCCCCCACAGCACTCGGTACTTTTGACTACCTTTGTACCTGGTTTTGGTTGTACCCTAAGGAAACAATGAACCGCCTGCCGTTCAACCTTTGGTTCGTCCTGCTCGCCGCCATCCTAGTGGCCTGGGCCTTCAGCCTAACCTCGCACCAGCAGCCCAGCAACACCGTCGCCTACACCGCCTTCCTGAACGAGGTGGAGCAAGGACGGGTCGCCCGGATCACCGTGGACGGACGGCAGCTCAGCGTGACCCCCAAAGACGGCGGCGACCCCTACATCACCTTTGCCCCCGGGCCCATAGACACCGCCACCATCCGCGAGTGGGGGGAGAAGAAAATCCAGGTAGAAATAGCCCCGCCCCGGCGGGAGAACTCCTTCCTGGGCTTCCTCATTCCCCTGCTCCTAATTGGCCTGCTGGTAGCGCTCTTCTTCTTCTTCTCGCGCAACCGGGGCCCCTCGGGGGATAGCGCCTTCAACTTCACCAAAAGCCGCGCCCGGGTCCTCACCGAGGCCCCCAAGACCAGCTTCAAGGACGTGGCCGGCTGCGAGGAGGCCAAGGAGGAGCTCAAGGAAATCGTGGAGTTCCTCAAAAACCCCTCCCGCTTCCACGAGATGGGGGCCCGCATCCCCAAAGGGGTGCTGCTGGTGGGCCCTCCGGGCTCGGGCAAGACCCACATCGCCCGGGCCGTGGCCGGGGAGGCCAAGGTCCCCTTCATCGCCGCCTCGGGCTCCGACTTCGTCGAGATGTTCGTAGGGGTAGGGGCGGCCCGGGTGCGGGACCTGTTTGAAACCGCCAAGCGCCACGCCCCCTGCATCATCTTCATAGATGAAATCGACGCAGTGGGCCGCCGGCGGGGCGGAGGGGTGGGCGGAGGCAACGACGAGCGGGAGCAGACCCTGAACCAGCTTCTGGTGGAGATGGACGGCTTCGAGAAGGACTCGAGCGTCATCGTAATGGCCGCGACCAACCGCCCCGATGTGCTCGACCCTGCGCTTTTGCGCCCGGGCCGCTTCGACCGCCAGGTGGCCATCGACGCCCCCGATGTGCGGGGACGCGAGCAGATTCTGAGGATTCACGCCAAAGGCAAGCCCCTGGCCGAGGACGTGGACCTGGCCCTCCTGGCCAAACGCACCCCCGGGTTTGTGGGGGCTGACCTGGAAAACCTGCTCAACGAGGCTGCCCTGCTGGCCGCGCGCGAGGGGCGCAAGAAGATCACCATGAAGGACCTCGAGGAGGCCGCCGACCGGGTGGTGATGGGCCCTGCGCGCAAGAGCATGGTGGTGACCCCCAAGGACCGGGAGATCACCGCCTACCACGAGGCCGGCCACGCCCTGGCAGCCCACTTCCTGGAGCACGCCGATAAGGTACACAAGGTGACCATTGTGCCGCGGGGCCGGGCCATGGGCTTTATGATGCCAAGCCGGCAGGATAGCCTGCACTGGAGCAAGAAGCGCCTCACCGACCAGATCGCCGTGGCCCTGGCTGGGCGGGTGGCCGAGGAGCTGGTCTTCGACGACGTGACCACCGGGGCCGAGAACGACTTCCGCCAGGCCACCGACCTGGCCCGGCGCATGATCACCGAGTGGGGCATGCACCCCGATTTCGGCATGGTGGCCTACCAGGTGCGGGAGGACACCTACCTGGGGGGCTACGACGTGCGGCACTACTCCGAGGACACGGCACGCCGGATTGACGAGGCGGTGCAGAAGTTCCTGCAGGAGCAGTACGAGCGGGTCAAAAACCTCCTCTCCGAGAAGCGGGAGCTGCTCGAGCGGGTCACCCGCACCCTGCTGGAGCGCGAGACCCTGAGCGCCGAGGAGTTTGTGGCGGTGGTGGAGGGCAGGCCGCTCGAGCCCCCCCCCGAGGCCGCCAGGGAACGCGAGGAACGGGAGGCGCCCCGGGTGGTACCCAAGGTGAAGCCCCACCTGGGCGGGGCAGGCTAGGCCCTCCTCGGTCGTATAATCCGCCCTGTTATGCGACTGGGCTTCAGTCCCTTCACAGCGGGCCTAGACTACCGCCAAGCCTTCGAGCTGGCCGGGGAGCTGGGCTTATTCCTCGAGATCGCCTACGACCAGCACGAAATAGACCCCCGCCTACCCAGCGCCAACACCCTGGCCGAGATGGGCCGGGCCGCAGGGGTGGGCTTTACCCTGCACCTTCCCTTTGTGGACTGGAACCTGGCCTCGCTGGTGCCCTCCGTGGCCCACCTTTCCTTTGAGCGCACCCAGCGGGCTCTGGAGTTTGGTGCCCAGATTGGGGCCTTCTGCAGCGTGCTGCACACCGGAAGCGTGCCCTTGCGCCACCCCGAGGCCTTAGAGCGGGCCTGGCAGTTCTTGCACGAAGCCCTTGGGCGGCTCGAGCTCTCCATACCGGTAGCCCTGGAAAACCTGGGCCTGGACCCCAGCGACCTGCTGCAAACCCCGGCCGAGCTTTGCGAGCTGCTGCACGCCCACCCCCGCTACGGTTTCTGCCTGGATGTGGGCCACGCCCAGGTGGCGCTCGGCCCCCAGGGGCCCAGGACCTACCACGCCCTGCTGGCAGAACGCCTGCAACACTGGCACCTCCACGACAACCACGGCCACAGCGACGAGCACCTGCCCTGCGGGAGGGGCCAGGTAGACTGGGCCTGGGTGCGCCGGGCTTTGGAAGGCTTTCAGGGAACGGTGGCGCTCGAGGTCACCGGCGGGATAGAGGGCATCCGCCAGAGCGTGGCCCTCCTCAGAGGGGTTTCCTGAAATGAATCCATATCACAATTTCGTGCTACAACCCTAGATTGTTGCAAGCACAGCCAGGGACATTTGCCCTTTTCATAAAACCCTATTATTTGCCCCAGGGGCGCGGCCCTGCAATTTTCTGGTAGGCTTTGGCATGGTGCCCAGGCGTCGCCTGGCCGGGAGGAAGTAAATGCCAATCGAACGCATCGAGGTTTACCTAGACAACGCAAGCGAGCCCGTGCAGGTGCTCAAGGAGCCGCCCTTCAAGCTCACCTACGACACCCGCCAGCTTCCCGACGGAGACCACACACTGCGGGTGGTCACCTTCTACACCAACGGCGCCAAGGAGGTGCGGGAAATCCCCTTCAAGGTGGCCAACACCCCAGGGGTGCTGGTGCAGGGCCTGGAGGAGGGCAAGGAGGTCTCGGGCACCCTGGAGGTAAGCCTGCGGGTGGCCGACCCCGAGGTCAAGCCCACCCGCGAGCGCTTCCCTGGCCTGGGTGCGGCCATCGCCACCGCGGTCATTCTGGGCGGGGTCTGGCTCTTCTTCGCCGCCACCGGGGTGACCAACAAGACCCTGGAGGAGGTGGCCCGGCCCCCCGCAGCCGCCGAGGCCCACGGGGGCGGCCACGGTAGCGAGCACGCCGCCGCTCCGGTGGATGCGGCCCTCAAGGCCAAGGGTGAGCAAGTGTACGGCATGAGCTGTGCTGGATGCCACCAGGCCAACGGCCAGGGGATGCCAGGTGTTTTCCCTGCCCTTGCAGGCAGCAAAAACGTAGCCGACAAGGCCTACACCATCAACATCCTGCTCAAGGGCAAGGGGAACATGCCGGGCTTTGCCCAGCTTTCGGACGAAGAGCTGGCCGCCGTCGCCACCTACATCAAGAACAGTTGGGGCAATAACTTTGGCGGGGTCACCCCAGACGAGATCAAAGCCGCCCGCTAGGGAGGGAGCATGTACCGCAACGACACGGTGGTCCCCTACTTCGCCCTGGTCTTCGCAGTGGCCCTCTTCCTGACCGCCTACTTGAACGACCGCTTCCGGGTGGTCCACGAGGCCGGGGTGGTGCCCCACCTCACGGTGGGCAACATCGGGCTGATGGCCTTTGGCCTGGTGCTCTTCGTGTACGGCTTCATCGGCCTGCTCAGCAACTGGCTCGAGGGCTCCGAGCTGCGGCCCGGCAAGCACAGCCCCGAACCCAGCAGTCTGCCCATGGTGGCGGGGGTGGTGCTCTCCCTTTTGCTGGTCATGCTCTCGGGCTTCTTCGTGCGTGCCCTGATCTTCGCCAACAACCCCGAGACCGGCTACTACAACGCCACCACCCTGCAAGCAGGGGTCTTCGGGGCCATGATGTTCATCCTGGCCATCCTGATAGCTATTTACAAGAAGTACTTCATGGACGAAGAAGTCCTGGCCGAAGACGAAAAGGGCGACTTCCCTTGGTAAAGGAGACCGCACATGGCCGAACACCACGCCGCAACCCATCACGAGGAAGACCCCCAGGCCCATGCCACGAGGCGGGCCGTGCTGCAGGCCGCCATTGGGGTGAGCGCCGGCGCCACCCTGCTCTCTACCCTTTGGGTGGGGGCCGGGCTGGTGCCCCGGGTGGAAAAGGTACCCAGCAGGGAACCGGTGGCCGTGGGGGATGTGCTGGTCCACGCCACCGGCCCCAAGACCAACCAACCCATCACCCTGGACGACCTGCGGGCGGTTCGAAACGAGCGCATCCCCTTCATCATCGCTTTTCCCAAGAGCCCTGAGAACGTGGTCAAGAAGGACCTGGTCACCAACACCATCATGGTGATGCTGGCCGAGGTGGAGCGCATGAGCCCCGAGACCCGCAGGCTGGCCTCGCCCGAGGGGGTGCTGGCCTACTCGGCGGTCTGCAAGCACCTGGGCTGCACTATAAGCCAGTGGCAGAACGACCTCTGGCTCTGCCCCTGCCACGGAGGGCTCTACGACGTGTACGACCAGGCCCGGGTGGTGGGGGGTCCGGTACCCAAGCCGGTGCCCCAGCTCCCCGTCAAGGTAGAGGGCGGCCAGGTGGTGGTGGCGGGCGAGTTCACCGATAGGCCTGGCGCCGATGTGTAGGGAGGAAGTATGTACCAGTGGCTGGACGACCGTTTGGGGATAGGAAAGCTTTACGCCAAGGCTTTCCGCAAGGCCTTCCCGGTACACCACTCGTTCTTTTTGGGCGAGATCACCCTCTTCTCCTTCATCACCCTGGTGCTCACCGGTATTTTCCTGACCCTCAACTACGAGCCCTCCATTCGCCCCGTCTCGGGGCCCCTCTCCAACGGGCAGGAGGTCCCAGCGGCCTACTACTCCGTCCTCTACATCGATTCGCTGCCCTTTGGGGCGGTGATTCGCTCACTGCACCACTGGGCGGCCCACATCATGATTGCCGCAGCCTTCCTGCACATGCTGCGCATCCACCTCACCGGGGCCTACAAGAACCCCCGGGAGCTGAACTGGATCGTGGGGGTCTTCCTGCTGGTGCTGGCCATCGTCACCGCCTTTACCGGCTATGCCCTGCCCTTCGACAACTACGCCCTCACCGCCACCAAGATCGGCTATGAGATTGGGGCCGCAGCCCCCTGGGTGGGCAAGCTCCTGTCGGAAATCCTCTTCGCCGGTGAGCTCTCCCCTACCAACACCCAGACCATACCCCGGCTCTACTCCATCCACGTCCTCTGGCTCCCCCTGACCCTCATCGCGCTCATCGGCCTCCACCTCACCATCATGATCAAACAGAAGCACACCCAGCCCCGCTACGCGGAGAAGGTGGCCCCGGGCAAGATCGTGGGGGTGCCGCTTTTCCCGCAGCAGATGGCCATGATGGGCGTGCTGTTCCTCATCTATCTGGGGGCCACCACCTTCATCGCTGGGGCCTTCCTGGCCCACCCGGTCCAGGCCTTCGGCCCCCCCACCGCCAACACCCCGCCGGTCAAGCCCGACTGGTACTTCCTCTGGATCTACGGGATTCTCCAGATTATTCCGGCAAGCTGGCGCTTTGAGTTCCTGGGGGCCACCTTCGGCCCACAGTTCTGGGGCGGCATCCTGGTGCCCACCCTGATTATCCTGGGGGCCCTGGCCATCCCCTTCCTGGACTACTCCAAGGAGAAGCAGCGCTACCTCGAGCTCCCCAGCCGCCACCCCTTCCGCACCAGCTTCGTCATTGGGATGCTGATGTTCTACCTGATGAGCACCCTGGCCGGTTACAAGGTAGACCTCAAGCTCTCCAACGAGGTCCTTTGGGTGCTGGTGCTGGTGGTGCCGGTTGTGACCGGCATCGTGAGCTACGTGCTCATCAAGGCCATCTACAGCAGGGACTGGAATCGAGAGGCGCGCGTTGAGCTGGGCCGCAAGGGCTCGGCCGCCGACGACTAGGTCCCTCCGCCCGAAGACCCCCTCGAGCCGGGGGGTCTTTTTCGTTATCCTGGGGGCATGCCCCCCTTCATTCTGTTGCTGACCCCCAAGCCCCCCCCGGGCCCCTTTCAGCCCTGGGGCCAGGGCTGGGGGATCTACCCCAACCTCGAGATTCCCCCCGAAAACCCATACCCCGCGGAGGCGCGGTTCGTTGAGCTGCTAGGGGCCTACTCTAAGGAGCTAGCCTGCGGGGCTCTGGGAGGGGTGGACCTGGGGGAGGCCCTGCATCTGTGGGCTTTTGACCGGGGGGAGCTCATTTTTTACTACGACTCCAACCCCATGTACCTGAACTGCCCGGTCTGCTCCTACAATGAGGAGGGGCGGGGGGTCGAAATGAGGGGGGTAGAGGCGCTGGCGGGGCTTTTCGGGGCGACCCCCTCCCGCGCCCTCCGGACCTGGCTCCTGCGGCGAAAGGGGCTGGGATTCAGCCAGGAAGCCGAGCGGCTCCGGCAGGTGCTGGCCCTTCTGGGCTACCCTCCCCCGCCAATTGTGCCTGGATTTCCAGCTTCTTAAGGGCTTTTCAGGTAGGCTGTAAAGCCCCCACAGGGGGTCCCAGCCCGAAAGGAGGTGAGCGCCCAGCGGAGACCGCCTTGTATACAAGGCATCTCGGCTTTTAGGCAATTCGACGAACTCCCACCTTGCGGTATGCCACCGCGGGGTGGAGCGACTAAGTCGGCAGGGTGATGCCCGAGCATCCAGAACAATTCTCGGGAGAAAGGTCAAGCAAAGTGTAAGAGGTTTGTTCGTATGAAAACCCTGGTTATAGGCGCCGGCATCGCCGGTCTGGCGGCGGCGCGCGAGCTGCAGCAAGCCGGCCACACGGTCACTGTGCTCGAAGCCCAACACCGCGTCGGAGGACGCATCCACACCGACCGCAGCTTTGCCTCCGTGCCCATTGAGCTAGGGGCCGAATTCATCCACAGCAGCCAGGTTCCCACCTTTGCCCTGGCCCAAAAGCTGGGGCTGCGCACGGTCTACTACAACCAGCAAAACGACACCCTGGTGCGCTTGCCCGATGGCCAGCTACGCACCATCGCCGAGGTGGGCGAGCTCCAGCAAGGCTACAACAACATCCGCCTGCACAACTGGCCGGAGGCCAGAGACGACGAGTCGCTGGCCGAGTACATAGCGCGCCACCGGCTGCAGATGCCCTTCAAGCTGCAGGAGTACATCTCTGATTTCGACGACCCCAGGTACCTGAGCGCCAAGGCCGCTTTGGCGTACCTGTTTGACAGGTCGGCCGAGGAAGGCGACTACCGCATCCTCGACGGCTACGATTGACTAGCGATAAAACTGGCAACCGGGCTTGACATAAGGCTCGGGGCAGCAGTGGAGCGGCTCGAGTGGGGCCCCTGGGGGGTCCGGGCCTTCACCGCCGCAGGGGTCTACCGGGCCGACCAGGCCGTGGTGGCCCTGCCCCTGGGGGTGCTCAAGGCCGGGGGGGTATGCTTTGTACCCGAGCTTCCTGCGGCCAAGCAAGCGGCCTTGGAGCAGCTCGGCCTGACCGACGCGGTCAAGCTCTTCTTCCACTTTCCTGAGCCGGTCCTTCCGCCGGGGGTCGTGGAACTATATCTGCCGGGAGCCAACCCCGAAGAGTGGTGGAGCTCCGGCCGGGACGGCCCGGCCGAGGTCCTGACCGCGCTGGCCACGGGGGAAAAGGCCCGCCAGCTCCTGGCCCTGCCCGAGGAGAAAGCCCTGGGTAGCGCGCTGGAGAGCCTGCGGCAGGCCCTGGGCCGCCCCGGGCTGACCCCGAGCCGGGCCCGGCTCGTCCACTGGCGGAATGAGCCCTACATCCTGGGGGCCTACAGCCTGGCCCGGGTAGGGGCAGCCGAGGCACGCCAGGTGCTGGCCCAGCCGGTGGGCGACCGGCTCTTCTTCGCCGGGGAGCACACTGCGCCCAACGCCTGGGCTGCTACCGTGCACGGGGCCTACGCCAGCGGACTGAGAGCAGCGCGGGAGGTTCTGCAGAAAAGGCCTCTCTTCCCGCTGCCTTTGGGCCGGCCCCCCTCCCGGCAGGCTCGAGCCCAGCTCAAAGGAGGTCCGTCCACAACCCATACACCAGCAGACCCGCCACCTCCCCAAGCTCCACCAGCATCCCGTATACGTCGCCCGTAAGCCCGCCCCCAAGCCGCGCCGCGGCCCAGCGGGCCAGCAGCAGCACCGCCAGCACCACCCCGAGGGCCACCCAGGGGAAGGCCAGTATAGCTGGGAGGGCCAGCAAAAAGGCCGGGAGCACCCGCCCCTCCCGGCTTCTGGCCCCCAGGCCCTCAGGCTTGGCGGCCGGAAAGAGGTTCATGGGCAAAAGCAGGGCAAAGCGCACAATAGCTGGCAGGCACAAAAGAAGCCACGGCGTGGCATACGCCGCCAGCAGCTGCCACTTGAGCAGGAGCACCGCGAAGCCCACCCCAAAAGCAAAGCTGCCCAGGTGCACATCGGCCAGCACCCGCAGCCGCTCGGCCGGCGGCTTGGGGGCTAAAAGAGCGTCCGCTGCATCTAGAAGCCCATCCAGGTGGAGCATACCGGTAAAGGCCAGCCAGGCT
Proteins encoded in this region:
- the dnaK gene encoding molecular chaperone DnaK — encoded protein: MAKAVGIDLGTTNSVIAIMEGGSPVVLENAEGERTTPSVVAYKGGEQLVGRVARRQAVLNPEGTVFEIKRFIGRRWEEVEGEAKRVPYKVVKGPDGGVRVEIQGKLYTPEEISAMILRKLVEDASKKLGERITKAVITVPAYFNNAQREATANAGRIAGLEVLRIINEPTAAALAYGLDKKGSETVLVFDLGGGTFDVTVLEIGEGVFEVKATSGDTHLGGSDMDHAIVNWLVEEFKKESGGVDLRADRQALQRLIEAAEKAKIELSNVVETTISLPFIGLDPVSKTPLHLEKKLTRAKFEELIQPLLKRMRAPVEQALKDAGLSPSQIDEVLLVGGATRVPAVQQIVREILGKEPNRSVNPDEVVALGAAVQAGVLTGQVQDVVLLDVTPLSLGVETKGGVATVLIPRNTTIPTRKSEIFTTAEHNQPSVEIHVVQGERPMAADNKSLGRFRLDGIPPMPAGVPQIEVTFDIDANGILHVTAKEKSTGREASITIQNTTTLSEQEIERMIKEAEANAEADRKRREHAELKNNLDTARIQAERVMSEKQSTPEAKSRLEAAISRAKGLVEKDASDSELRQATEELLAALQAYEQGATVGASSSSRSDDVIDADYKPAD
- a CDS encoding MFS transporter, with the protein product MSPWTVLAAAMAAGTAVSLIGQAYPTLAPYIRTDLGLSLAAVGLLNTFIYLGTMLGSLPSGWLTDRLGSRTVMIAGALLSAGLALSVALFVHSQAAFVPYLFLIGLVVASATPAGAQAVARAFPPHRRGLVIGLRQMAVPLGGTLAAAILPLVAHFSSWRWASGVAALLALLAAWATARLYQENPPQPQPSGGPTPRLGEVLRERNLLLASIAGMTLPTGQFVMITYLILFLKERLGVPELTGAALLTFAQLAGALSRVFWSWLSDLLGGRRKPLLVLMVALAGLCALVLAWLPPGTPFLLKGVMVVLYGATALGWQGLHFSLLTELSPPGWEGRVVGFGLVFTSIGIALAPPLFGLVVDLSQSYALAWLAQAAVFGLGAWLLSNVREGGGPSQR
- a CDS encoding DnaJ C-terminal domain-containing protein translates to MAYKDYYKILGVSKNATEEEIKRAFKRLARKYHPDVNKEPGAEERFKEINEAYTVLSDPEKRRIYDTYGERVGSGQWYSPPPGQGSFVGNVGDFSDFFQQLFGWGGRSPAGGFVDLEDLFGAVPRRGASLEAELPLSLEEAYRGGEKTVAIGRERLTVRIPPGVREGQKIRLAGKGQVGGDLYLVVRLQPQPDMRLEGDDLYTVVEVPAPIAVVGGKVRVGTLDGPVELTIPKRTQTGRKLRLAGKGWPRRDGTRGDQYAEVRVVIPTHPSPEEERLYAELAGLLRAQR
- a CDS encoding nucleotide exchange factor GrpE, which gives rise to MEKQEVVETPEEQGEVSELDRLKGEVEFLKAELEASKDKFLRLYAEFENYKKRMAQELESAQRHGKFEAIRALLGTLDDLERALGFASVKPEDLIPGIRSVLDNFARSLKSLGVEAVPGVGAEFDPRYHEAIGAVEGEEGKVMHVYQQGFRYGELLVRPARVVVGSGVKPEEDGKPVSEG
- the ftsH gene encoding ATP-dependent zinc metalloprotease FtsH, with amino-acid sequence MNRLPFNLWFVLLAAILVAWAFSLTSHQQPSNTVAYTAFLNEVEQGRVARITVDGRQLSVTPKDGGDPYITFAPGPIDTATIREWGEKKIQVEIAPPRRENSFLGFLIPLLLIGLLVALFFFFSRNRGPSGDSAFNFTKSRARVLTEAPKTSFKDVAGCEEAKEELKEIVEFLKNPSRFHEMGARIPKGVLLVGPPGSGKTHIARAVAGEAKVPFIAASGSDFVEMFVGVGAARVRDLFETAKRHAPCIIFIDEIDAVGRRRGGGVGGGNDEREQTLNQLLVEMDGFEKDSSVIVMAATNRPDVLDPALLRPGRFDRQVAIDAPDVRGREQILRIHAKGKPLAEDVDLALLAKRTPGFVGADLENLLNEAALLAAREGRKKITMKDLEEAADRVVMGPARKSMVVTPKDREITAYHEAGHALAAHFLEHADKVHKVTIVPRGRAMGFMMPSRQDSLHWSKKRLTDQIAVALAGRVAEELVFDDVTTGAENDFRQATDLARRMITEWGMHPDFGMVAYQVREDTYLGGYDVRHYSEDTARRIDEAVQKFLQEQYERVKNLLSEKRELLERVTRTLLERETLSAEEFVAVVEGRPLEPPPEAAREREEREAPRVVPKVKPHLGGAG